The following proteins are encoded in a genomic region of Coffea eugenioides isolate CCC68of chromosome 6, Ceug_1.0, whole genome shotgun sequence:
- the LOC113775259 gene encoding probable calcium-binding protein CML49, with translation MSGYPHNYGYGAPPPYGAPPPPSTQPYGAPPPPSAQPYGAPPPPGQPPYAPVATPYSGPSAPPYSSDPAKPPKDNKPSASAPYGAGAPPHSAPYGAPAPPHSAPYGAPAPPPPYGSPFAALVPSAFPPGTDPNIVACFQIADQDGSGFIDDKELQKALSSYNQSFSLRTVHLLMYLFTNSNARKIGPKEFTSLFYSLQNWRAIFERFDRDRSGKIDSSELREALLSLGFAVSPVVLELLVSKFDKTGGKSNAIEYDNFIECCLTVKGLTEKFKEKDTSYSGSATFTYESFMLTVLPFLIA, from the exons ATGTCGGGTTACCCTCATAATTACGGTTACGGTGCACCACCGCCCTACGGCGCTCCACCACCGCCTTCCACCCAACCCTACGGAGCACCACCACCACCGTCCGCCCAACCCTATGGAGCACCACCACCACCGGGACAACCTCCGTACGCACCAGTTGCCACCCCATACTCCGGCCCATCTGCTCCACCTTATTCCTCCGACCCCGCAAAGCCTCCCAAGGACAACAAGCCTTCCGCCTCCGCCCCATACGGAGCAGGAGCGCCACCGCACTCCGCTCCCTACGGTGCTCCAGCTCCACCGCACTCCGCTCCCTACGGTGCTCCAGCTCCACCGCCACCATATGGCAGCCCTTTTGCGGCTTTGGTCCCCTCCGCTTTTCCGCCTGGCACTGATCCCAATATCGTTGCTTGCTTCCAAATTGCTGATCAGGATGGGAGTGGATTTATTGATGATAAGGAGCTCCAGAAGGCACTTTCGTCGTACAATCAGAGCTTCAGTTTGAGGACTGTTCATCTTCTAATGTATCTTTTTACCAATTCCAATGCTCGAAAAATtg GTCCCAAGGAGTTCACCTCACTTTTCTACAGTCTTCAGAATTGGAGG GCAATATTTGAAAGGTTTGATAGGGACAGGAGTGGCAAGATTGATTCCTCAGAATTGAGAGAGGCCTTACTTAGCCTGGGATTTGCAGTATCACCTGTGGTTTTGGAATTGCTGGTGTCTAAGTTTGATAAAACTGGCGGAAAGAGCAATGCCATTGAATACGACAATTTCATCGA GTGCTGCCTCACCGTAAAG GGACTGACGGAGAAATTTAAGGAGAAGGATACTTC